A DNA window from Mycolicibacter hiberniae contains the following coding sequences:
- a CDS encoding TOBE domain-containing protein: MSAPQAVAVYRERPGPGSPRNVVQVTLAGLEVRGSTVSVRGVEQPDGAPGLAADITADAAAELRLAPGETVWFGVKAQEVTLRATHPGAA; encoded by the coding sequence GTGAGTGCACCCCAGGCGGTAGCGGTCTATCGCGAGCGTCCGGGACCCGGCAGCCCGCGCAATGTCGTCCAGGTGACCCTGGCCGGGCTCGAGGTCCGGGGCAGTACGGTTTCGGTCCGCGGTGTCGAACAGCCGGATGGAGCGCCGGGATTGGCCGCGGACATCACCGCGGATGCGGCCGCCGAACTGCGCCTGGCGCCGGGGGAGACCGTCTGGTTCGGGGTCAAAGCCCAGGAGGTGACGCTGCGCGCGACACACCCTGGTGCGGCGTAA